The Candidatus Bathyarchaeota archaeon genome window below encodes:
- a CDS encoding DUF1947 domain-containing protein: protein MSISRRTLSHKEVKVLASQLSSFKDYLNLEGGRVSVEVARSNGVDIFFIGRVPLLFKSGGIIAPTLLFESYLSSLGRIVVDMGAVAHVCNGANIMAPGVKSVHGIFQDGSFVTVVDEKYGKTLAVGRALYSSESMVNISRGVVVENIHYVGDKIYRIYKSA from the coding sequence TTGTCTATCTCCAGGCGAACGTTGAGTCATAAAGAAGTTAAGGTTTTAGCATCTCAACTATCATCTTTCAAGGATTATCTTAACCTTGAGGGTGGGAGGGTTAGTGTGGAGGTTGCTCGATCCAATGGGGTCGATATCTTCTTCATCGGTAGGGTTCCCCTCCTATTCAAGAGCGGTGGAATCATTGCTCCAACCCTCCTCTTTGAAAGTTACCTGTCGTCTCTGGGCAGGATCGTTGTCGATATGGGCGCTGTCGCCCATGTATGTAATGGTGCAAACATCATGGCTCCCGGTGTTAAAAGTGTTCACGGCATTTTTCAGGATGGATCTTTTGTGACTGTCGTTGATGAGAAGTATGGTAAAACCTTGGCGGTAGGTAGGGCCTTATACAGTTCAGAGAGTATGGTTAATATTTCTAGGGGTGTTGTGGTTGAGAACATCCATTATGTAGGGGATAAAATCTACAGGATCTATAAGTCAGCCTGA
- a CDS encoding RNA-binding protein: protein MSDIATKIFEESLNKVVLVQLKGGRNVRGRLYSYDQHMNLVIEDAEDVTETDKTKKLGTLIVRGDNVVWISPPPTS, encoded by the coding sequence ATGTCCGACATTGCAACAAAGATCTTTGAGGAGAGCCTCAACAAAGTAGTCCTGGTCCAGCTCAAAGGAGGAAGGAACGTTAGAGGCAGACTCTACAGTTACGATCAACATATGAACCTCGTCATTGAGGACGCTGAAGATGTGACAGAGACCGACAAGACCAAGAAGCTTGGAACCCTGATCGTCAGGGGAGACAACGTAGTCTGGATAAGTCCACCACCAACCAGTTAA
- a CDS encoding 50S ribosomal protein L37e yields the protein MGKGTPSMGKKARSKSHITCRRCGRHSYSIRRRRCAACGYGESKRIREYSWQNKKVNRIRIV from the coding sequence ATGGGTAAAGGAACACCCTCCATGGGTAAGAAGGCAAGGTCCAAATCCCACATAACATGCAGAAGATGCGGCAGACACTCCTACAGCATAAGGAGAAGAAGATGCGCCGCATGCGGATATGGAGAGTCTAAGAGAATAAGAGAATATTCATGGCAGAACAAGAAAGTCAACAGGATCAGAATAGTATAG